The stretch of DNA GAAGCGGCTGCCGCTTCCTTCTCCGTCACCTTTGCAAGCATCTCCGCGCCGAGATCGACGGGCTCCTCCAGTGCAAATTCGTCCTCTGCGGGCGCTTCCGCCAGGCGCAGCGCCAGCTCCTCGTGGCCAGCCTCGCGAGCCATGTCGGCAGCGATGCGACCGTCATCATCCATCGAGAAGCGGTTCGCCCCCACCTCCAGCAGCATGTCCACCGCCTCGATGTGGCCATTCTCCGCAGCCAGCATCAGCGGGGTACGACCGTCTTCCATGCGGGCATAGATCGATGCCCCGTAATTCGTCAGCGCGTCGATCACCGAGGCCTTGCCCTCCAGCGAGGCCACCAGCAGGGCGTCATCGAGCTTGTCGCGATCGTAGGGAGCGAGCTCGCCCACCATGTCCCCGCGGCCTTCCTTCACGGCCAGCATCAGCGGCTTGAAGCCATGGGCGTCGCGCCTGTGGGCATCGGCCTTTTGGGAAAGGAGATAGCGCACCATCTCCGGCGTGCCGCGCATCACGGCCACCATCAGCGGCGTGCGATCCTCCGCGCCGGTGACATCCACAGGCACCTTGCGATCCAGCAGGAAGTCTGCGGCCTTCTTCGCCCCTGCCCCGGCGGCAGCGTGCAGCGCCGTGTCACCGGCTTCATTCCGCGTGTCCACCGCGATCCCGCTGGTGACGAGCTTCTCCAGCGCGGTGAGGTCATCGGTCTCCGCCGCGCGAAAAAACGCCTCGGGCGTGAGATCGTAGCCGCTTTCTTGGAGCGTCTGCTTCGCGGCTTCCTCGCGGCTCTTGCAGCCTGTCAGGCAGAGTAGTGGTGACGTGCCGGCGAGCAGCAGCGCGAGGGTTTTCCCGTTCATGCGCGCGAACTTAGTTCACCTAACTTAACCATTCAACCCCGAACCCTCAGCAACTTCCACCGACACGATCCGGCACGCCCCATCCTCGATCCGGAACTTCACATCCACCCCGCAGAGGCCCGCGCCGTGGATGCGACCCGGCTCGTCACGACCCGCCGGAGGCCGGGGATCGAGCGACAGCGCCTCCACGATGACCCGCTGCGCGCGCTCCGGCAGACGGGCAAAATCCGGGGTTTCCGCCGTGACCTGCAGGCGCTGCGGCTCGTCCGGCGCGAAGCCCGCACGGGCATCCGGCAGCGCCTCGGCGTAGGGAATGTAGGGCTTGATGTCATAGACAGGCGTGCCGTCCACGAGATCGATCCCGCCGAGCAGGAGCACGCTCCCCTCCTTCTCCCGGCGCTCCACGCCATCCAGCCGGACGAGCGAGAGGCCGAGATTGTTTGGCCGGAAGGTCGAGCGGGTGGCGAAGACCCCCACGCGCTCGTTTCCGCCCAGCCGCGGTGGCCGCACCGTGGGGCTCCACCCGCCATCCGCCGTGAGGTGAAAGCTGAAGATGAGCCACAGGTGCGAGAAGCCCTCGATGCCCCGCAGCGCTTCCGGCTGGCGATAGTCCGGCTCGAAGACCAGCTCTCCCCACGCACTGGGGCACAGTCCCGGCTGGCGCGGCACGGCGAACTTGCTGCCGAAGCACGAGCGCACACGGGCGATGGGGCGGATTTCCATGATCTCAAAATCGTGGCTGCGGCATCCTGCCGCAAGCCTGCTCGGGCAGTTCAATCATAGCGCACCGACTCCAGGTAGAGCCCGTCCGCCGGGGCACAGAACGGACTCTTCCCCAGCGGCAGGCCCTTCGGCTGGTTCAGGAACGCCGCCACCTGGTCGATCCTCATCCGGCCCTGCGCCGCCTGAACCGCCGTGCCTGTCAGCAAGCGCACCATCTTGTAGAGGAAGCCCTCGCCGGAAAACCTGAGCCGCCAGCCGAAGTCGATCTCCTCGAGATCCACCCCCGTCACGGTCCGCACATAGCTGGTCTCCTCGGTCTCGTAGCCGCGCTTCGCTCCGAAGGCCTCGAAGTCGTGCCGCCCCACGAAGAGGCCCAGCGCCTCGCGCAGCGTGTAGGGATCGAGCTGCCGCGGCAGGTGCCACGCCCGCGCCGCGCGGAAGGGCGACAGCACCGGCTCCGTCGAGAGGTCGTAGCGATACGTCTTCCCCGTGGCCGAGATGCGCGCGTGGAAATCCGCGGCCACCTCCTCGCAGGCCATCACGCGGATCGATCCAGGCAGCTTCGTATTCAAAGCCGGGACCCAGTTGAATGGGTTCATCGTCAGGTCATCCGGCGCGTCGAAATGCGCCACCTGGGCCAGCGCGTGGACGCCCGCGTCCGTGCGGCCGGAGCCATTCAGCCGCACCGGCTGCTTGGCCGTCTCGGCGATCGCTTTCTCCACGAGGTCCTGCACGGTATTCCCGCCGGCCTGGGACTGCCAGCCCTCGATATCGCGGCCGTCGTAGGCGAGGATGATTTTCAGACGCACCGCGGCAGGGTGCCTTGTGGGAGTTTCCGGTCAATCCCGGCTCCTCCCGTGCAGCCGGTTTCACGGGGTCCCGGGGGTCGAATGTCGGACGGTTTACCCACCTGACAAATCTTGTCCGAATCTACCGTTTCCATCGTTCTTCCCGCACCATTTTCCCGGGGTCCGGCCTTTTCCTTGACCGGTCCGGCGGGTCCCTTAGCGTCGCCGCGTTTTTCCGACGGCCCATGAATATCCACGAATACCAGGCGAAGGAGCTTTTCGACCGCTTCCAAGTGCCGAGCCCGAAGGGCAAGGTTGCTTCCACCCCCGAAGAAGCCACTGCCGCCGCGAAGGAATTCGCCGGTGCGAAGCTGGTGATCAAGGCCCAGGTGC from Luteolibacter flavescens encodes:
- the tsaA gene encoding tRNA (N6-threonylcarbamoyladenosine(37)-N6)-methyltransferase TrmO, producing MEIRPIARVRSCFGSKFAVPRQPGLCPSAWGELVFEPDYRQPEALRGIEGFSHLWLIFSFHLTADGGWSPTVRPPRLGGNERVGVFATRSTFRPNNLGLSLVRLDGVERREKEGSVLLLGGIDLVDGTPVYDIKPYIPYAEALPDARAGFAPDEPQRLQVTAETPDFARLPERAQRVIVEALSLDPRPPAGRDEPGRIHGAGLCGVDVKFRIEDGACRIVSVEVAEGSGLNG
- the truA gene encoding tRNA pseudouridine(38-40) synthase TruA; its protein translation is MRLKIILAYDGRDIEGWQSQAGGNTVQDLVEKAIAETAKQPVRLNGSGRTDAGVHALAQVAHFDAPDDLTMNPFNWVPALNTKLPGSIRVMACEEVAADFHARISATGKTYRYDLSTEPVLSPFRAARAWHLPRQLDPYTLREALGLFVGRHDFEAFGAKRGYETEETSYVRTVTGVDLEEIDFGWRLRFSGEGFLYKMVRLLTGTAVQAAQGRMRIDQVAAFLNQPKGLPLGKSPFCAPADGLYLESVRYD
- a CDS encoding ankyrin repeat domain-containing protein, translated to MNGKTLALLLAGTSPLLCLTGCKSREEAAKQTLQESGYDLTPEAFFRAAETDDLTALEKLVTSGIAVDTRNEAGDTALHAAAGAGAKKAADFLLDRKVPVDVTGAEDRTPLMVAVMRGTPEMVRYLLSQKADAHRRDAHGFKPLMLAVKEGRGDMVGELAPYDRDKLDDALLVASLEGKASVIDALTNYGASIYARMEDGRTPLMLAAENGHIEAVDMLLEVGANRFSMDDDGRIAADMAREAGHEELALRLAEAPAEDEFALEEPVDLGAEMLAKVTEKEAAAASSGTPATPTAPGETTGLPWNKPVAGQPAGSAPALLEGVVLEPVARQRVEVSAGEKSIAPLVMRAYRQKDLPMRVESVQGQTATLRMSGGGVQEITEGATIPGSRLKVVRVDSRVQDLKDQPDQVEVSVVEIEDPATGRKRELISGVEPTAHDPVALVEDGQGRHFVAKAGQRFSASDGTEYVVTDVRPNQMVIENRGTGEVITVPLRGPRG